In one Spirosoma rigui genomic region, the following are encoded:
- a CDS encoding alpha-1,2-fucosyltransferase, with protein MIISRITSGLGNQLFQYAAARHLALTNKTDLYLDLSYYRQTYDTDTPRSFKLGQFAVPYRMLQASPLEYVSKATKLLPNRSLPPLFLFLKEKHFHFDERVVRARANCITLDGFWQSEAYFRDNAATIRRELTLTGTPSPEFNHYERQLASTPTPVSIHIRRGDYVNHPEFSKTFGFVGLDYYEQALRELNSRFSATQLYVFSDDKAWVRENLPLPDNTVFVQNSGPDGDVADLVLMSKCHHHIIANSSFSWWGAWLNPKPDKLVVTPRHWYKQQPTWNTKDLLPSTWLAL; from the coding sequence ATGATCATTAGCCGAATAACCAGTGGCCTGGGTAACCAGCTGTTTCAGTACGCAGCAGCCCGGCATCTCGCGTTGACCAATAAAACGGATCTCTACCTCGATCTGAGCTACTACCGGCAAACCTACGACACGGATACCCCGCGTTCATTTAAGCTGGGGCAGTTCGCGGTTCCCTACCGGATGCTCCAGGCGTCTCCGCTCGAGTATGTCTCCAAGGCTACCAAACTCCTGCCCAACCGGAGCCTGCCGCCCCTTTTCCTGTTTCTGAAAGAAAAGCATTTTCACTTCGACGAGCGGGTGGTGCGGGCGCGGGCCAACTGCATTACGCTGGATGGATTCTGGCAGTCGGAAGCATATTTCCGGGACAACGCGGCCACCATCCGGCGGGAGTTGACTCTCACAGGTACGCCCAGTCCCGAATTTAATCATTATGAGCGGCAGCTGGCCAGTACCCCGACGCCCGTATCGATTCACATCCGGCGGGGCGACTACGTAAACCACCCGGAATTCAGCAAGACGTTCGGGTTCGTGGGTCTCGACTACTACGAACAGGCCCTGCGCGAACTCAACAGCCGTTTCAGTGCGACGCAGCTGTATGTTTTCAGCGACGACAAAGCGTGGGTTCGCGAGAATCTGCCCCTTCCCGACAACACCGTTTTCGTGCAGAACAGCGGTCCGGACGGCGACGTAGCCGATCTGGTTCTGATGAGCAAGTGCCACCACCACATCATTGCCAACAGCTCCTTCAGCTGGTGGGGCGCCTGGCTCAACCCCAAGCCCGACAAGCTGGTCGTAACGCCCCGCCACTGG